In Rhizobium sp. ARZ01, a genomic segment contains:
- a CDS encoding acyl-CoA dehydrogenase has protein sequence MYKAPVEEIAFTLRHVAGLDRALNEGRLGDLSGDLVDAILQEAGRFAGEEVAPLAEIGDRQGATLKDAEVKTPEGWPALYKAWAEGGWNSLTAESEFGGQGLPHMLHVATMEMWNGGSMAFALGPTLTIGAIEALSAHGSNTLKKTYLPKMVSGEWMGSMNLTEPHAGSDLGVMKTRAERRGDGTYRIFGQKIFITYGEHDFTDNIVHLVLARLPDAPAGTRGISLFLVPKFIVNADGSLGARNDVFCHSLEHKLGIHGSPTCTMIYGDGRFGSEAGAIGWLIGEENKGLACMFTMMNNARLAVGMQGVAIAEAATQKAIAYAKERTQGKAPGWQGSGMSPIIAHPDVARMLLTMKALTQGARAIAYACAHAIDMSHATDGDEARHWAERASLLTPIAKSFSTDAGVDVASLGVQVHGGMGFIEETGAARLYRDARIAPIYEGTNGIQAIDLVTRKLPLSNGAQVRGFIGELKAIARAVRGSNDRDFGETASRLEASIADLREATDWLGAALADGRQAEALAGATPYQRLFGLVLTGAYLAKGALAEAGDGRNAERVALCRFAAENLIAETAALKDRVVNGAASLAAARAVLG, from the coding sequence ATGTACAAGGCTCCAGTCGAGGAGATCGCGTTCACGCTGCGCCACGTCGCCGGCCTCGATAGGGCATTGAATGAAGGCCGGCTCGGTGACCTGTCCGGCGATCTCGTCGATGCCATTCTTCAGGAAGCTGGACGATTTGCCGGTGAAGAGGTCGCTCCGCTGGCCGAGATCGGCGATCGCCAAGGTGCCACGCTGAAGGATGCTGAGGTCAAGACACCGGAAGGCTGGCCCGCACTCTACAAGGCTTGGGCGGAAGGCGGCTGGAACTCGCTGACCGCGGAGAGCGAATTCGGCGGGCAGGGACTGCCTCACATGCTCCATGTCGCGACGATGGAGATGTGGAACGGGGGATCCATGGCGTTCGCCCTGGGCCCCACGCTGACGATCGGCGCCATCGAGGCCCTGTCGGCGCACGGATCGAACACATTGAAGAAGACCTACCTGCCGAAGATGGTTTCCGGCGAGTGGATGGGCTCGATGAACCTCACCGAGCCGCATGCCGGCTCGGACCTGGGCGTCATGAAGACCCGCGCCGAGCGACGCGGCGATGGCACCTATCGCATCTTCGGCCAGAAGATCTTCATCACCTACGGCGAGCACGATTTCACCGACAACATCGTCCATCTCGTATTGGCGCGCCTGCCGGATGCCCCGGCCGGAACGCGCGGCATTTCCCTGTTCCTCGTACCGAAGTTCATCGTCAATGCCGACGGTTCCCTCGGTGCGCGCAACGACGTGTTCTGTCACTCGCTCGAGCACAAGCTCGGCATTCACGGCTCGCCCACCTGCACGATGATCTATGGCGACGGTCGCTTCGGTAGCGAGGCGGGTGCGATCGGCTGGCTCATCGGAGAAGAAAACAAAGGCCTCGCCTGCATGTTCACGATGATGAACAACGCGCGGCTTGCCGTCGGCATGCAGGGGGTCGCGATCGCCGAGGCGGCAACCCAGAAGGCGATCGCCTATGCGAAAGAGCGCACCCAGGGCAAGGCACCCGGCTGGCAGGGTTCGGGCATGAGCCCGATCATCGCGCACCCCGACGTGGCCCGCATGCTCTTGACGATGAAGGCGCTGACGCAGGGAGCCCGCGCCATTGCCTATGCCTGCGCGCATGCGATCGACATGTCCCATGCGACGGATGGCGACGAAGCACGACACTGGGCGGAGCGGGCAAGCCTGCTGACGCCAATCGCCAAGAGCTTTTCCACCGATGCCGGTGTCGACGTCGCCTCCCTCGGCGTCCAGGTTCACGGCGGCATGGGTTTCATCGAGGAGACGGGGGCCGCGCGCCTTTACCGTGACGCGCGCATTGCGCCGATCTACGAGGGTACGAACGGTATCCAGGCAATCGACCTCGTCACCCGCAAACTGCCGCTTTCGAACGGCGCCCAGGTGAGGGGCTTCATCGGCGAATTGAAAGCGATTGCGCGTGCGGTGCGCGGTTCGAACGATCGGGATTTCGGTGAGACGGCTTCCCGGCTGGAGGCCAGCATCGCCGATCTCCGGGAGGCCACCGATTGGCTGGGCGCGGCGCTGGCTGATGGACGTCAGGCGGAAGCCTTGGCCGGGGCGACGCCCTACCAACGCCTCTTTGGCCTCGTCCTGACCGGCGCCTATCTCGCTAAGGGAGCGCTGGCCGAGGCGGGCGACGGTCGCAACGCCGAGCGCGTCGCCCTTTGCCGTTTCGCCGCGGAAAACCTCATCGCCGAAACCGCGGCATTGAAGGATCGCGTTGTGAACGGCGCGGCGAGCCTCGCTGCAGCACGTGCGGTGCTTGGATGA
- the dxs gene encoding 1-deoxy-D-xylulose-5-phosphate synthase has translation MKQLPATPLLDQVNIPADLKKVDDRDLPQLAAELRSEMIDAVSSTGGHLGAGLGVVELTIAIHKVFDTPNDRLIFDVGHQCYPHKILTGRRDRIRTLRQEDGLSGFTRRAESEYDPFGAAHSSTSISAGLGMAVASELSGADRNVIAVIGDGALSAGMAYEALNNAGALDARLIVILNDNDMSIAPPTGAMSAYLARLASGRTYMGFRELGKKMTAYLGKSVDRAITRAVEHARGYVTGGTLFEEMGFYHIGPIDGHSFEHLLPVLRNVRDNAKGPVLIHVVTQKGKGYPPAEAAADKYHGVNKFDVITGAQAKAKPNAPSYTAVFADALIQEAGFDDKIVGITAAMPNGTGLDKFGGIYPTRLFDVGIAEQHAVTFAAGLAAEGYKPFAALYSTFLQRAYDQVVHDVAIQGLPVRFPIDRAGFVGADGPTHAGSFDTTYLASLPGFVVMAAADEAELKHMVRTAAAYDEGPISFRFPRGEGVGVDMPARGEILEIGKGRIVKQGSKVALLSFGTRLSECLLAAEDLDAAGLSTTVADARFAKPLDHDLIRQLARHHEVLVTIEEGAVGGFASHVLQFLAVEGLLETGLKVRPMVLPDTWMEQAKPESMYAKAGLDRAGIVSTVFKALGQKDIGVGVAG, from the coding sequence GTGAAACAATTGCCAGCCACCCCCCTGCTCGATCAGGTGAATATCCCGGCAGATCTGAAGAAGGTGGACGATCGCGACTTGCCGCAGCTCGCCGCTGAGCTGCGCAGCGAGATGATCGATGCCGTGTCCAGCACCGGCGGCCATCTCGGCGCGGGCCTTGGGGTGGTCGAGCTCACCATCGCCATCCACAAAGTGTTCGACACGCCGAATGACCGGCTGATCTTCGACGTCGGCCATCAGTGTTACCCGCACAAGATCCTGACCGGGCGTCGCGACCGGATCCGGACGTTGCGCCAGGAAGACGGTCTTTCGGGCTTCACCCGCCGGGCGGAGAGCGAGTACGATCCCTTTGGTGCGGCGCACTCCTCGACGTCGATCTCCGCCGGCCTCGGCATGGCGGTTGCGTCGGAGCTTTCGGGTGCCGATCGCAACGTGATCGCGGTTATCGGCGACGGCGCGCTTTCGGCCGGCATGGCCTATGAGGCGCTCAACAATGCTGGCGCGCTCGATGCCCGCCTCATCGTCATTCTCAACGACAACGACATGTCGATCGCCCCGCCGACCGGCGCCATGAGCGCCTATCTGGCGCGGCTTGCCTCCGGCCGCACCTACATGGGCTTCCGCGAGCTCGGCAAGAAGATGACGGCCTACCTCGGCAAGTCGGTCGACCGCGCCATCACCCGCGCCGTTGAACACGCGCGCGGCTACGTCACTGGCGGCACGCTGTTCGAAGAGATGGGCTTTTACCATATCGGCCCGATCGACGGTCATTCCTTCGAACACCTGCTGCCAGTGCTGCGTAACGTCCGCGACAATGCCAAGGGTCCGGTGCTGATCCACGTGGTGACGCAGAAGGGCAAGGGCTATCCCCCGGCGGAAGCAGCGGCCGACAAGTATCACGGCGTCAACAAATTCGACGTCATCACCGGCGCGCAGGCGAAGGCGAAGCCGAACGCCCCCTCCTATACGGCGGTTTTCGCCGATGCGCTGATCCAGGAAGCGGGCTTCGACGACAAGATCGTCGGCATCACCGCCGCCATGCCGAACGGCACCGGACTGGACAAGTTCGGCGGGATCTATCCCACGCGCCTCTTCGATGTCGGCATCGCCGAACAGCATGCCGTGACCTTTGCCGCCGGCCTTGCGGCAGAAGGCTACAAGCCTTTCGCAGCCCTTTATTCGACTTTCCTGCAGCGCGCCTACGACCAGGTGGTGCACGATGTGGCGATCCAGGGGCTGCCTGTTCGTTTCCCGATCGACCGCGCCGGTTTTGTCGGTGCCGACGGCCCGACGCATGCGGGTTCGTTCGACACGACCTATCTCGCTTCGCTTCCCGGTTTCGTCGTGATGGCCGCTGCCGACGAGGCGGAACTGAAGCATATGGTCCGCACGGCCGCGGCCTATGACGAAGGTCCGATCTCGTTCCGCTTTCCACGCGGCGAGGGCGTCGGCGTCGATATGCCTGCGCGCGGCGAAATCCTGGAGATCGGCAAGGGCCGGATCGTCAAGCAGGGATCCAAGGTGGCACTGCTCTCCTTTGGAACGCGACTTTCCGAATGTCTGCTCGCCGCCGAGGACCTCGATGCCGCTGGCCTTTCCACCACCGTTGCCGATGCGCGCTTCGCAAAGCCGCTCGACCACGATCTGATCCGCCAGCTTGCCCGCCATCACGAGGTGCTGGTGACGATCGAGGAAGGCGCAGTCGGCGGGTTTGCCAGCCACGTCCTGCAGTTCCTCGCCGTCGAAGGCCTGCTGGAAACCGGTCTGAAGGTTCGGCCCATGGTGTTGCCGGACACCTGGATGGAGCAGGCCAAGCCGGAGAGCATGTATGCCAAGGCAGGGCTCGATCGTGCCGGCATCGTATCGACCGTTTTCAAGGCCCTCGGCCAGAAGGACATCGGCGTCGGCGTCGCGGGCTGA
- the greA gene encoding transcription elongation factor GreA → MSVAFVKEESAETAAETLLPDRPVSPHPNLVTEAGLKALELQLQQAREAYNAANIIDDVNERRRQAAGPLRDLRYFAERVRTAQLVPDPTSTETVAFGSTVTFTRDDGRVQTYRIVGEDEADPKAGSISYVSPVARILMGKTIGDVASVGAQELEIVAIA, encoded by the coding sequence TTGAGTGTTGCCTTCGTCAAGGAAGAGAGTGCTGAAACCGCTGCCGAAACGCTGTTGCCCGACCGGCCGGTTTCGCCGCACCCGAACCTCGTCACGGAAGCGGGATTGAAGGCTCTGGAACTGCAGCTTCAACAAGCGCGTGAAGCCTACAATGCGGCCAACATCATTGACGACGTGAACGAACGGCGGCGACAAGCGGCCGGCCCCTTGCGCGATCTGCGCTATTTCGCTGAGAGGGTGCGAACGGCCCAACTCGTCCCGGACCCGACGTCGACCGAGACTGTTGCGTTCGGAAGCACGGTGACGTTCACCCGTGACGATGGCCGCGTGCAGACGTATCGCATCGTGGGCGAGGACGAAGCCGATCCGAAGGCTGGTTCGATTTCCTACGTATCGCCAGTGGCACGGATTCTCATGGGCAAGACGATCGGCGATGTCGCCAGTGTCGGCGCGCAAGAGCTTGAGATCGTTGCCATCGCCTGA
- a CDS encoding DUF6656 family protein: MQPSPKLRYYDAGALKRSQGAQSAAYTEYLRTGKLERRDWGGTERRYLSYEEVSARTGKKLEKAGNVTHERINGFDRSIRFPKMIFHRTLSSMPHLGYCHITVSNTRFAQHDNVQWSFYMANFYSEIGEGERFFKAISPKFPRMYFAVATNPSEAEGRLEINRSVGDDGVLFRTHDPKVAMKNVLLLGARNEELRKIIHAS, translated from the coding sequence GTGCAGCCCTCGCCGAAACTTAGATACTACGATGCTGGCGCATTGAAGCGCTCACAGGGCGCGCAGTCTGCCGCCTATACCGAATATCTGCGCACCGGAAAGCTGGAGAGACGGGATTGGGGCGGGACCGAGAGACGCTATCTCAGCTACGAGGAGGTCTCCGCGCGCACCGGCAAGAAGCTCGAAAAGGCCGGCAACGTCACCCACGAGCGCATCAATGGGTTCGACCGCTCGATCCGCTTCCCGAAGATGATCTTCCACCGCACACTCTCGTCCATGCCGCATCTCGGCTATTGCCATATTACCGTTTCCAACACGCGCTTTGCCCAGCACGACAACGTTCAGTGGTCTTTCTACATGGCGAACTTCTACTCGGAGATCGGCGAAGGCGAGCGCTTCTTCAAGGCGATCAGCCCGAAATTTCCGCGGATGTATTTCGCGGTAGCGACCAATCCTTCCGAAGCCGAGGGACGGCTGGAAATCAACCGGTCGGTCGGCGACGATGGCGTGCTGTTTCGCACGCACGATCCGAAGGTGGCCATGAAGAACGTACTGCTGCTCGGCGCACGCAACGAGGAACTGCGCAAGATTATCCATGCCAGCTGA
- a CDS encoding pirin family protein: MSFFPGPDPVAGDSAACDALENLIIPRTSDLGGFEVRRALPTAKRRLVGPFIFFDRMGPALFRAGQAIDVRPHPHIGLSTVTYLFDGEIKHRDSLGTEMVIRPGDLNLMTAGRGIVHSERSPENVRGHPHSLSGLQTWLALPDGKEEVDPAFVHTTRDELPAFSSDGVTGRVIIGHYEGHRSSVAVPTDTLYTDLMLAPGASAPLAADWEERAVYVLSGELDVAGDVFEADRLLVFRPGDTITLKAGAQGCHVALFGGAALGSKRYIWWNFVSSSKERIEQAKQEWRTGSFDIVPGDEEEFIPLPES, encoded by the coding sequence ATGAGCTTTTTCCCCGGACCGGACCCAGTCGCAGGCGACTCTGCCGCCTGCGACGCCTTGGAGAACCTGATCATTCCGAGAACGAGTGATCTCGGCGGCTTCGAAGTGCGCCGGGCGCTGCCGACCGCTAAACGCCGCCTTGTCGGTCCCTTCATCTTCTTCGACCGAATGGGGCCAGCGCTGTTCAGGGCCGGTCAGGCGATCGATGTGCGGCCCCATCCGCACATCGGTCTTTCCACCGTGACCTATCTTTTCGACGGTGAGATCAAGCACCGCGACAGCTTGGGCACCGAAATGGTCATTCGCCCCGGCGATCTTAACCTGATGACCGCAGGACGCGGCATCGTGCACTCGGAACGTTCGCCGGAGAACGTTCGCGGCCATCCGCACAGCCTTTCGGGCCTTCAGACCTGGCTGGCGCTTCCAGACGGAAAGGAAGAGGTCGATCCAGCCTTCGTTCACACGACACGCGACGAGTTGCCCGCCTTTTCTTCGGACGGCGTGACAGGACGCGTCATCATTGGTCACTACGAGGGCCATCGCTCTTCGGTGGCAGTACCAACCGACACCCTCTACACGGATTTGATGCTCGCCCCGGGCGCCAGCGCACCCCTGGCTGCCGACTGGGAGGAGCGCGCAGTCTACGTTCTCTCAGGCGAACTCGATGTGGCCGGGGATGTCTTCGAGGCCGACCGCCTGTTGGTGTTCCGTCCCGGCGACACCATTACACTCAAAGCCGGCGCACAGGGCTGTCACGTGGCGTTATTCGGGGGTGCGGCTCTCGGCTCGAAGCGCTATATCTGGTGGAACTTTGTCTCCTCGTCGAAGGAGCGAATCGAACAGGCCAAACAGGAGTGGCGCACCGGCAGCTTCGATATCGTACCGGGCGATGAGGAAGAATTCATTCCGTTGCCGGAGAGCTGA
- a CDS encoding MBL fold metallo-hydrolase, translating into MIFRQLFDSVSGTYTYLIASRRGGEALIIDPVLEKVERYLQLVRELDLKLVKAVDTHLHADHITGLGALRDRTHCITVMGEQTAADVVSMRVAEGDRVSIEGLSLNVLYTPGHTDDSYSFLMDGRVFTGDTLLIRGTGRTDFQNGDPRQQYDSIFNKLLKLPDETLVYPAHDYKGDTVSTIGEERRFNPRLRVGSIDEYVDLMNNLNLPNPKMMDVAVPANMQVGLHQDEIARKGWAVSASEAMALRGRPDIAIVDLRERAEREKHGTIPGSLHAPYPDLQENIGKGGMLQELALSTGKRIVFYCAFGERSAMAVEAAQDAGLTSTCHIEGGIAAWKKADGPVVR; encoded by the coding sequence CAGCTCTTCGACAGCGTCTCCGGCACCTACACATACCTCATCGCCAGCCGGCGGGGAGGGGAGGCGCTGATCATCGATCCGGTGCTGGAGAAGGTCGAACGCTATCTGCAGCTTGTGCGCGAGCTTGATCTGAAGCTGGTGAAAGCGGTCGATACCCATCTGCATGCCGATCACATCACCGGCCTCGGCGCGTTGCGCGACCGCACCCATTGCATAACTGTCATGGGGGAGCAGACCGCTGCCGATGTCGTCTCCATGCGGGTTGCGGAAGGCGACCGCGTGTCCATCGAGGGCTTGAGCCTCAACGTGCTCTACACACCCGGTCACACGGACGATTCCTACTCCTTCCTGATGGACGGACGTGTGTTCACGGGCGACACGCTGCTTATCCGCGGCACCGGCCGCACCGATTTCCAGAACGGCGACCCTCGACAGCAGTACGATTCGATCTTCAACAAGCTCCTGAAGCTGCCGGACGAGACGCTGGTCTACCCGGCCCATGACTACAAGGGCGACACGGTCTCGACCATCGGCGAAGAGAGAAGGTTCAATCCCAGGCTGAGGGTCGGGTCCATCGATGAGTATGTGGACCTGATGAACAACCTGAACCTGCCCAATCCGAAGATGATGGATGTGGCGGTGCCGGCGAACATGCAGGTGGGCCTCCATCAGGACGAGATCGCGCGGAAGGGCTGGGCCGTCTCCGCCAGCGAGGCAATGGCGCTGCGCGGTCGCCCGGACATCGCGATTGTCGATCTGCGCGAACGGGCCGAGCGCGAGAAGCACGGAACCATTCCGGGCTCTTTGCATGCGCCGTATCCTGATTTGCAGGAGAACATCGGCAAGGGTGGCATGCTGCAGGAACTGGCTCTGTCCACCGGCAAGCGGATCGTCTTCTACTGCGCCTTCGGCGAGCGCTCGGCCATGGCTGTGGAAGCCGCGCAGGATGCGGGACTGACGAGCACCTGCCACATCGAGGGCGGGATCGCCGCCTGGAAAAAGGCGGATGGTCCGGTCGTCCGGTAG
- a CDS encoding TlyA family RNA methyltransferase codes for MSEKPATSLRLDQLLVARGLFDSRSRARDAIDRGTVCVDGKVVTKAGATFGPDAKIELDDPARAYVSRAALKLAAALDHFNLDPAGLDCLDIGASTGGFTEVLLQRGAHHVVAVDVGHDQMHPRIAQDARVTNLEGLNARALSAADVGDRAISCVVSDVSFISLKLALPPALSFAAPGAFCVLLVKPQFEAGREAIGKGGLLKDPASGPEVAATLERWLIEDMGWRSLGIIPSPIAGGDGNQEYLLAGRKS; via the coding sequence ATGAGCGAAAAACCCGCCACATCCCTTCGCCTCGACCAGCTTCTGGTGGCGCGCGGCCTGTTCGACAGCCGATCGCGCGCCCGTGACGCGATCGACCGCGGCACCGTCTGCGTCGACGGCAAGGTGGTAACAAAGGCAGGCGCGACCTTCGGCCCGGACGCCAAGATCGAACTTGATGACCCAGCGCGTGCCTATGTCTCGCGCGCGGCGCTGAAGCTGGCTGCAGCACTCGACCACTTCAACCTCGATCCGGCCGGACTGGACTGTCTCGACATAGGGGCCTCCACCGGCGGCTTCACCGAGGTGCTGCTGCAGCGCGGCGCCCATCATGTCGTCGCCGTCGACGTTGGCCACGACCAGATGCATCCGCGCATCGCACAGGATGCGCGCGTTACCAATCTCGAAGGGCTGAATGCCCGCGCGCTGTCGGCGGCTGATGTCGGCGACAGGGCCATCAGTTGCGTGGTTTCGGATGTATCCTTCATCTCGCTAAAGCTGGCGCTGCCGCCCGCGCTCTCGTTCGCAGCCCCCGGTGCATTCTGTGTACTGCTCGTCAAGCCGCAATTCGAGGCGGGGCGCGAGGCGATCGGCAAGGGCGGCCTCCTCAAGGATCCCGCATCGGGGCCGGAGGTCGCAGCAACGCTCGAGCGTTGGCTCATCGAGGACATGGGCTGGCGCAGTCTCGGCATCATCCCCTCCCCCATTGCCGGCGGCGATGGCAACCAGGAATATCTTCTCGCAGGACGGAAATCATGA
- a CDS encoding crotonase/enoyl-CoA hydratase family protein → MTDHILIERPDSAPGVQVIRFNRPEKKNAITRAMYQAMTDALRSADVDPAVRATVLLGSEGCFSAGNDMADFLAFAMGGTMGREVVDFLHALAAHTKPLVSGVDGLAIGVGTTIHLHCDMTVASPRSLFKTPFVDLALVPEAASSLIAPRLMGHQRAFALLVAGEGFSAEEARAAGLIWKVVDAVETEAMEIARHLAAKPPEALRTARELMRGNREEIAGRIDEEAHHFAVRLRSDEARAAFEAFMAKK, encoded by the coding sequence ATGACCGACCACATTCTTATCGAACGTCCTGACTCTGCGCCCGGCGTGCAGGTCATCCGCTTCAATCGGCCGGAGAAAAAGAACGCCATCACGCGGGCAATGTACCAGGCGATGACCGATGCGCTGCGTAGCGCCGATGTTGACCCGGCTGTCCGGGCGACAGTGCTGCTCGGTTCGGAAGGCTGCTTTTCTGCCGGCAACGACATGGCCGACTTCCTTGCCTTTGCCATGGGCGGAACAATGGGCCGGGAGGTTGTCGATTTCCTGCATGCGCTTGCTGCCCATACCAAGCCGCTCGTTTCCGGTGTCGACGGGCTCGCGATCGGCGTCGGCACGACGATCCACCTGCATTGCGACATGACCGTTGCCTCGCCCCGATCGCTGTTCAAGACCCCGTTCGTCGATCTCGCGCTCGTGCCGGAAGCCGCCTCCAGCCTGATCGCGCCGCGGCTGATGGGCCACCAGCGCGCCTTTGCCCTGCTTGTCGCCGGCGAGGGCTTCTCGGCTGAGGAGGCGCGCGCGGCCGGACTGATCTGGAAAGTCGTCGATGCGGTCGAGACGGAGGCCATGGAGATCGCAAGGCACCTTGCCGCCAAGCCGCCGGAAGCACTGCGCACCGCCCGAGAACTCATGCGCGGCAACCGCGAAGAGATCGCCGGGCGGATCGATGAGGAGGCGCATCATTTCGCCGTTCGGCTGCGCAGCGACGAAGCCCGCGCCGCCTTCGAAGCCTTCATGGCGAAGAAGTAA
- a CDS encoding GH25 family lysozyme — MPGALSATDLEPWRKTDNAIVIDAYEMNEIDWPLMLTDKRIAGFISKASDGLPESFSCKGEHDGDTVAHCKTMWRKYAVSRELYETRRLLAKAQGLLWGAYHLARPGNPVDQANHFLDYAKPQPDEMMVLDIEGIDPEQFMSLADAQIFASHIKTRTGRYPLLYTNHSTARFIAANRDKYRILSRLPLWYARYKPGIRNVFPLGNWDNYALWQFSAAANCNKRRCPYRVKGALTDIDVNVAPMNRAALKRTWAFGELLPEKPLEPTTDQLDDVMTASVKRGAATEEPKSMPVTVKAESVAGLAADADAHVVNKGDRGTATFLVASSSGTRVEAAQVVPTTAQSGGAKETPANYRDF, encoded by the coding sequence ATGCCCGGTGCACTTTCCGCCACCGATCTGGAGCCGTGGCGAAAGACGGACAACGCCATCGTCATCGATGCCTACGAGATGAACGAGATCGATTGGCCACTCATGCTGACCGACAAGCGCATCGCCGGCTTCATTTCCAAGGCATCCGATGGCCTACCCGAGAGCTTCTCCTGCAAGGGCGAGCACGACGGCGACACGGTGGCGCACTGCAAGACGATGTGGCGCAAATACGCCGTCAGCCGCGAACTCTACGAGACACGCAGGCTGCTGGCCAAGGCGCAGGGCCTACTCTGGGGAGCCTATCATCTTGCGCGCCCCGGAAATCCCGTCGACCAGGCAAACCATTTTCTCGACTATGCCAAGCCCCAGCCGGATGAGATGATGGTGCTGGACATCGAGGGCATCGATCCGGAGCAGTTCATGTCGCTCGCGGATGCACAGATTTTTGCTAGCCACATCAAGACGCGTACCGGGCGCTATCCGCTGCTCTACACCAATCACTCGACGGCGCGATTCATCGCAGCAAATCGGGACAAATACCGCATCCTCTCTCGCTTGCCGCTCTGGTATGCCCGCTACAAGCCGGGCATCCGAAATGTCTTCCCGCTCGGCAACTGGGACAACTACGCGCTCTGGCAGTTCTCCGCCGCTGCAAACTGCAACAAGCGGCGCTGTCCCTATCGCGTGAAGGGGGCGCTGACCGATATCGACGTCAATGTCGCACCAATGAACCGCGCTGCGCTGAAAAGAACCTGGGCCTTCGGAGAACTGCTGCCCGAGAAGCCGCTGGAGCCGACCACCGATCAACTCGACGATGTTATGACGGCCTCCGTGAAGCGCGGTGCAGCTACGGAGGAGCCTAAATCGATGCCAGTGACGGTGAAGGCGGAAAGCGTCGCCGGTCTGGCCGCCGACGCCGATGCCCATGTCGTGAACAAGGGCGATCGCGGCACGGCAACTTTCCTTGTCGCATCTTCGTCTGGCACCCGCGTCGAAGCGGCACAGGTCGTCCCGACGACAGCCCAGTCGGGCGGGGCGAAGGAAACACCGGCGAACTACCGAGATTTCTAG
- a CDS encoding class I SAM-dependent RNA methyltransferase — MSTETVTINRLGSGGDGIVTGTDGPVYVPFTLPGETVAIARVKNHGTVMSTSVASPERIAPACHHFGPDGKNGACGGCSLQHAGDTLYHAFKRGLVVDALKAKGLTADVAPLVIARPGERRRMVFTARKTEKGMLLGFNQASSHHIVDIDECPISSPGIVSRLEAIRAVAAALATDSQGFRLTVLETLSGLDLAFEGIRKIGDKQRRAVTECVLSLRGIARVSHDGEILIEPQKPQIDFGGVLVSPPAGGFVQATKQAEEAMAALVLDHLDKAKRVADLFSGSGTFALRIARGARVHAVEGDEKAIKALDHAARHAQGLKPVTIEKRDLFRRPLMASELKVFDAVVFDPPRAGAEDQCRELARSGVKKIAAVSCNPVTLARDLSILVAAGYRITRVTPIDQFLWSSHVEAVATLEK, encoded by the coding sequence ATGAGCACCGAAACGGTCACCATCAACAGGCTCGGCAGCGGCGGTGACGGGATTGTCACCGGCACGGACGGCCCCGTCTACGTGCCCTTCACACTGCCCGGTGAAACCGTCGCGATCGCGCGGGTGAAGAACCATGGGACGGTGATGTCCACCTCCGTCGCTTCGCCCGAGCGGATAGCCCCGGCCTGCCACCATTTCGGCCCGGACGGCAAGAACGGTGCCTGCGGCGGCTGTTCACTGCAGCACGCAGGCGACACGCTCTATCACGCCTTCAAGCGCGGCCTTGTGGTCGATGCCCTCAAGGCCAAGGGTTTGACGGCCGATGTGGCGCCGCTCGTCATCGCCCGCCCGGGCGAACGGCGACGCATGGTCTTCACCGCGCGCAAGACCGAAAAGGGCATGCTGCTCGGCTTCAACCAGGCATCGAGCCATCACATCGTCGACATCGACGAATGTCCGATCAGCAGCCCGGGTATCGTCTCGCGCCTGGAGGCAATACGGGCCGTGGCCGCGGCGCTTGCGACCGACAGCCAAGGCTTCCGCCTGACCGTTCTCGAAACGCTCTCGGGTCTCGACCTCGCCTTCGAAGGCATCCGCAAGATCGGCGACAAGCAGCGGCGCGCGGTGACGGAATGCGTGCTTTCCCTTCGCGGCATCGCCCGCGTCAGCCACGATGGCGAGATCCTGATCGAGCCGCAGAAGCCGCAAATTGACTTCGGCGGTGTGCTGGTCTCGCCGCCCGCCGGCGGCTTTGTCCAGGCGACGAAACAGGCCGAAGAAGCGATGGCGGCCCTCGTCCTCGACCACCTCGACAAGGCAAAGCGCGTTGCCGATCTCTTTTCCGGATCGGGCACGTTTGCGCTGCGGATCGCGCGCGGTGCCCGCGTCCACGCCGTGGAGGGGGACGAGAAGGCTATAAAGGCGCTGGACCATGCAGCCCGGCACGCGCAAGGGCTGAAACCTGTGACGATCGAGAAACGCGACCTGTTCCGCCGTCCGCTGATGGCTTCCGAGCTGAAAGTGTTCGACGCCGTCGTCTTCGACCCGCCGCGCGCCGGCGCGGAGGACCAATGTCGCGAGCTTGCCCGCTCCGGCGTGAAGAAAATCGCCGCCGTTTCCTGCAATCCGGTTACTCTCGCGCGCGACCTGTCGATCCTCGTCGCTGCCGGCTACCGCATCACGCGCGTGACGCCGATCGACCAGTTCCTCTGGTCATCGCATGTCGAGGCGGTGGCGACACTGGAGAAGTAG